A stretch of Halomonas elongata DSM 2581 DNA encodes these proteins:
- a CDS encoding Lrp/AsnC family transcriptional regulator, producing the protein MKLDRYDLKILEILSRDGRITKSKLAEAINLSVSPCWERVRRLEKAGVIEGYGARLNTDVLVKRTPVWVQIELKAHNAESFARFEALVHDTPEVTECVAVGGGVDYLVKFEATTIDTYQRLIDEWLVSDVGIERYFTYIVTKTVKRPSASISIDDLAT; encoded by the coding sequence GATCCTCGAGATCCTTTCCCGAGACGGTCGTATCACCAAATCGAAGCTGGCCGAGGCCATCAACCTCTCGGTCAGCCCCTGCTGGGAGCGCGTACGACGCCTCGAGAAGGCCGGTGTCATCGAAGGCTACGGCGCCCGTCTCAACACCGATGTGCTGGTCAAGCGCACTCCGGTCTGGGTGCAGATCGAACTCAAGGCCCACAATGCCGAGAGCTTCGCGCGCTTCGAGGCGCTGGTACACGACACGCCGGAGGTCACCGAGTGCGTGGCCGTCGGCGGAGGCGTGGATTACCTGGTCAAGTTCGAGGCGACCACGATCGATACCTATCAGCGGCTGATCGATGAATGGCTGGTCTCCGACGTCGGCATCGAGCGCTATTTCACCTACATCGTCACCAAGACCGTCAAACGGCCTTCGGCGAGTATTTCCATCGATGATCTCGCGACGTGA